The Paenibacillus sp. FSL H7-0357 nucleotide sequence GCGCGTGGAGGCGCTGTTGAGGTTCGAGCGCTCCGCCGAGACGGGCGGAGCGGACCCGGCGATCTTGCGCGCGGTGCAGCGCGAGAGCCGGAATCTACTGGCGCAGCTGCAGGCCGCGCCGGAAGTGCCCCGAGACAGCAGCGGCACAGGGCTGCTGCTGTCGTTCGCCTATCCCGACCGGGTCGGGCAGAAACGCGGCGATGGCGCGTTTCTGCTGGCCGGCGGCCGGGGGGCGGCGATGCGGGAAGGGCAGCCGCTGTCGCGTTCGCCCTATATTGTTGCCGCCGGCGTGGACGACCGCGCCGGGCAGGGGCGGATCATGCTGGCCGCAGATCTGCCTGAAGAAGAGCTGCTCCGTCATCATGCGGGCAGTTTTACAGAGGAACGGGAGGTTTACTGGGACAAAGAGAGCGGAAGCGTCAAGGCGCGCCGGCGTACGCTGCTCGGCGCGCTGGTATTGAAAGAGACCTCGCATGAGCGGCCTACGGCAGAAGAGACGGAGGATGTCCTGCTGGGGGTGATATCCGCAGAAGGTCTGGAGATATTGCCTTGGGATAAAGGAACAGTGCAGTTGCGGCAGCGAATGGCATTCATGCATGGACTGCGGACGGATTGGCCTGATGTGGCGGATGAAGCCTTGCTTGGCTCGCTGGATGAATGGCTGAGGCCCTTCATCCAGGGAATGCGCAACCTGCGTGATCTTCAGCGTCTTCCCTTAAGCCGGGCGCTTGAAGGAATGCTGGACTGGAACAGCAGACAGAAGCTGGACAAGGAAGCTCCGACACATATCTCGGTGCCCAGCGGATCTCGGATACCGCTGGATTACAGCAATCCGGGCGCGCCTGTACTGGCAGTAAGGCTTCAGGAGATGTTCGGGCAGGTAGATACACCGAGAATCGGCATGGGGCAAGTTCCTTTACTGCTGCATCTGCTGTCACCGGCGAGACGGCCGATGCAGGTCACCTCCGATCTGGCGAGCTTTTGGCGCAGTACCTATTTCGAGGTTAAGAAGGATCTCAAAGGCAGATATCCCAAGCATTATTGGCCGGATGATCCGCTGCAGGCGGCGCCTACAAACCGGACCCGCCCGGTTAAATAGGGACGATGAATCGTCCCGCACGGATACATCCGGTCAAATAAGAACGATGAATCGTCCCGCACGGATACATCTTGTTAAACAGGGACGACTGATCGTACGCAGAATAGCAAAACTATGAATTTCCAAGGAATTGTGAAGTCTTGCTCCTGTAAACTGTTTGGTTCAGCCGCTAAAGGGTAATAATGTAGCGAACCACAATTACGAAGGAGGGCTTCAAGTGACTAACAAAATTGTAGGAGTTTTCGATACGGAACAAGAAGCGACCAGAGCAATTGAAGGACTTCAAAGTCGAGGAGTCAGCAATGACGAAATCTCAGTAATCACAAGAGACCGCGATGAATTAAAAAGCATTTCTGATGATACAGGTACGATGGCTCCCGAAGGGGTAGCGACAGGCGCGGCTACAGGTGGTGTGGTAGGCGGAATTACCGGGTTGCTCGCAGGAATCGGGGCATTAGCCATTCCGGGGATCGGTCCCATTCTGGCGGCTGGACCTATTGTGGCAACACTCACTGGAGCAGCTATTGGTGCCGGTGCCGGTGGTCTGGTAGGCGGATTGATTGGTCTTGGTATTCCTGAGGATGAAGCCAAGGAATATGAAGGATATGTCGACAGCGGCAAAATCCTTGTTCTCGTAGATGACAACGGCAGAGGCCGGGATATCCACGATGTGTTCAGCGGCAGCCAATCCTTGAACTCTGGTCGATACAATAACCTCTACAGCGATACTACAGTGGATGACACCTTGATTAACAGGGAAACAACCGATACTTATAACCGTAACAGATTGTAAATAAATTTTGATTGCAAGGGGCTTTATCAGTCTCCTTGACCCCATATTTGAACTAACAAAAAATGTTCTTCCGCTGACAAGCCGGAAGAACGTTTTTTTTATTGTGTAGAAGATTATGCATTGTGAAAATTGTGGATCATTCGAAGCATGATGAGGCACAGGCGCGGCTACTAATGATCGCATAAAAGTGGCAGAAACTTTATCAGTGTGCTGCACAGAAAGCACATTAGAAATCGGCGCGGACAGTCATCTGGATGGAATGAGAGGCATAAATGCATCTGAATTTTCCGCACACGCGCTATATGGCCAAGTGAGAGGCATAAATGCATCTGAATTCGCCGCACACGCGCTATATGGCGGAGTGAGAGGCATAAATGCATCTGAATTCGCCGCACATGGGTTAAATGGCGGAATGAGAGGCATAACGCATCTGAATTTGCCGCACACACGCTACATGGCGGAATCCAGAAGTTACTCAACAATATAGTTCTATCTAGTCCACCAACTTCCCAATCTGTTCCAACTTGTTGCAACTCTATTCCCAAGCTGTCTTCACCTTTTCGTCATCGAAGGGTTCTTGAACACGGCGACAGCGCACCATCCATCACAACAACCACTATAACCCTAATTTCAGCATATGAAAAATTCACAATAGAAAAATCAAAAAAATCACTCCCCCACCTTTCCACGAGAATGACCACCATTTTATCTTCACTTATGTCTTACAAACAAGGAAAAAGTGGACCCTGAGCAAGCGGGGGCTTCAGGTTGTGAAAATTGGTAAATAGTGTTTTACTAGAGTTATGCAATAGAGTATTCAATAGAGTTTACTGAAAAGGTTAGAAAGAATACAGGTAAAGTCATTCCACTACAAGGAGGGGTTCCGATGGCATTTATGATTGCCCAGCGGGCTTTTATTAAAGTATATCTGATTACGATGGTAGAACAGCACAAGGGATACGGTTATCAAATGCTGGAGGATTTGCGGAGAGATTTCAAAGCTCATAGCTATGCTCCTCCCCAAAGTGAAATCTACCGTGCGCTCCATGAACTGGTGCAGCAAGGAATACTTTACCGCACTAAGCAGTTGAAGGGAAATGATCCTAAGGTCGATTTTCAGGAAATTGTCTTATATCATTTCACGGCCGATGGGGAGGAAAAAGCCAGGCTCTATAAAAAGCAGGTGAAGACAGACCTTGACCGCTGCCTCGGTATATTAAACAAGGCGGTAGCGGATAATTTCTAAAGTCAGGAATCCTCTTTTTCTACATCCTGCCCGGGAGGTGTGACCGGAGAGCTGGCGCTGCCGTAGTCCTCAACGGAATCCCAGGCCCCGGCATCATCAAATCTTCCGCTATGCTCCTGCCGTCCCTCGCCTGCCCCGGCAGGAGGAGGTGTCATTACCTGTTCTTCTACGGGACGGTCACTCGAGAGCTCTCTGCCGGGAGAGTATTCTACGGTATAGGCTGTGTAAGGAATGGCCTCTAAACGTTCATAAGGGATGTTTTGTTTGCTGGCGATACAGACACCGTAGGTACCATCCTTCATTCGTTGCAGCGCTGCTTCTATCTCTTCTAATTCTTCTGTAAGAGCTTTGTTAATACCCAAATCTCTGCTTCTTTCGAAGGTCTCTGTGCCTGTGTCAGCCGGATGGTTGTCGACGGAGGAGAGTTCACCGGTTGAGATTTTGAGCGAATCACCGAGCAGGCTGTTTTCTTCACCATTACTGGAGAAATGTTGTTCCAATTCTTCTTTGCGCTCTTCTAAAGCAGCTTTAAGTGTGGCCAGCTGCGAGTTACTTAAGTGGCTCATTATGTGACCTTCCTTTCTGCGAAAAGAGTAGTATTGCTGATGTATTCTTACCTTACCCTTTTCGCGAGGAGGGCAATCAGTGAAGCTATGAAATCAGAACTGCAACTTTAGTGATATTTTCAGGTTGCACTCAGCCTGTTATAATGGTTACTGCCGGAGAACACAGATAACTTGGAGGTCACTTAAATGGATGAACATATGAAACGCCGATTGGACAAGCAGAGAAAGCTGTTCAGCCAGCTCGGCATTACACTTGATGCACTGACGATTCATGAGAAGGAATTTGGTATGAAGCTTCGTGGTTATGACGCGGAGGAAGTAGATACTTTTCTGGACAGCGTAATCAAGGATTACGAACGATTTTATGCGACGATTGCCGATTTGATGGATAAGTGGCAGGAACAGCAGATTGAACTCCGCGAAATGAAAGCTGAGACCAAGGCAATTCCAGTCGCTCCTCCGATCGTTAGAGGAATTGATCCGAGAGAGTTGGAGGATGTTATCATCAAACTTGAAAACAATATCCGTCAATTAAAAGATAGACTGCCACAAAGTGAAGGCTACTTGTGACAATAAAAGGATGAATATGAAATATATTCCTATATTTTGCAATCGGGTGACTTGTTTACTGCATTTCCAACATTTACAATAAAATGGGAGTATATATCGGGATGCAAGATGGAGGTTGAAACCTTTGCCCAAGAAGCAAACTTGGAGCTTAAAGATTCGTGGCAAAATTGCAGTAGGCTATGTCTTGATTTTCTTAATGTTAGGCCTTTTTCTGCTGATCGTATCCAGTAGAATTACCGATCTTGAGAAGGAAACAGTTTTCCTGAGTGACCATGATATAGAAGTGCACGAGCTTACATATCAAATTGAAAAAAATGTCCTGGATATGGAGACCGGACAAAGAGGATATGCGCTCACCGGAGACAATTCCTACCTGGTTCCATTTAATAGCGGCCTTGCAGCTTGGCAGATCAATCTTGCCAAGCTGAATGGTCTGATTGCAGACAATCCGGACCAGATGCGGAATCTAGGCGTTATTAAAGAAAATATTCAATTATGGATTGATCTGGCCGGACAGCCAGTGGTTGATCTAAAGCGGAATGGTGAGGATCAAGCCATAGCTAAGTTTTTCCGTAATGATACCGGCAAATCGGTTATTGACTCGATCCGCTCGCAGTCCGACTATTTCCGGGATAACGAGCGGAAGCTAACCAATGAACGGATTTCGAATTTGAAGGAAAGCAATAGCAGACTTCTGATAACCATGTATATTCTATGGACACTGGTTGTGCTGCTCGCGGTCTTGATTACGTATTTAATCTCTGCAAGTATTGTAAATCCGCTGCAGCATGTCATTCTGGCAATTAATGGGATCGCTGGAGGCGGCAATATGTCTGAGCGGATAAAGGTAAAGACCATGGATGAAATCTATGATCTTGGTGAAGCTACCAATAGTCTGCTGGATAAAGTGCAGCTGGAACAGTGGAGCAGTGAGCAGCAGACTGCCATGTCCGTAATTCTGCAGGAAGCTACAGATATTTATTTGTTATGCAGGACTTTTATGAATAAACTGGCAACAACCCTTGAGATGCAATACGGTGCCATTTATGTTATGGATCATAAGGAACGTTATAAATGTATGTATTCCTATGCCGGTGCTGAGAAAACAGAATTCCCGTTTGCAGAAGATTCAATCTTACCCGGTGTGGGTCTTGTGGGACAATGTGCAGTAGATAAACGTATAATTATAGTTGAAGATTTGCCGGAGAATTATATCAGCATTAATTCTGCACTGGGCAGAACGGCTCCCCGCTTCGCAGTTATTGCACCGATTATATTTGAGAATAAAACTGTGGCTGTTTTAGAAGTAGCTTCATTGACCCAATGGGCATCGTATCACCATGAGCTTTTATCCAAGCTTTTGGACATGATGGCGGTTTCCGTGAATTCAGTGATGACCCGTATGGAAATCCAGAAACTGTATCATAATTCCCAGGTCATGAATGAAGAGCTGCAAGTTCAATCGGAAGAACTGCAGGTGCAATCTGAGGAATTGCAGGTGCAGACCGAAGAATTGCAAAATCAAACGAATGAATTGCTCACGGTCAACCGGGAACTGGAGAATCAGAAGGCCGTTGCAGAGAATGCCGCAGTGGAACTGGAACGATATAATGAGCAGCTTGAGTTAAGCTCCCGCTATAAATCGGAATTTCTGGCGAATATGTCGCATGAGCTGCGTACTCCGCTGAATAGTATGCTTATCCTATCCCAACTGCTGGCCGAGAACCGCAATAACAACTTAAGCGAGGAAGAACAAGGTTATGCTTCGGTCATTCACAATTCCGGCACTGATTTGCTGGTCATGATCAACGATATTCTCGATCTGTCCAAGGTGGAAGCCGGCAAAATGATGGTGGAAATGGATGCGGTCAATCTTACGGAGCTCCCTACATTGCTCAGGGGTTATTTTGGTAAAACCGCCGAACAACAGAAATTGGAGTTTTCTGTGAACATCGGTGCAGAAGTACCGGATCTATTTTATACCGACGAAATGCGGCTGCATCAAATTCTGCGCAATCTGCTGTCCAATGCCTTTAAGTTTACGGAGGTAGGTTCCGTGCAAGTTGACATTACCCGGATCGAAGCTTATTCTGACCCGCAGTATAACCCAACTGAGCCAGTTTTGGCTTTCTCCGTCAAGGATACGGGAATCGGGATTTCGGAAGAGCATCGTGAGCTGATTTTTGAAGCTTTCATGCAGGCAGACGGTTCAACTGTACGCAAATTTGGGGGAACCGGGTTGGGTCTGTCAATCTCCCTGCAGCTGGCCAGATTACTGGGCGGGTATATTTCACTGCAGAGCGAGCTGGGGCAAGGCAGCACCTTTACACTATTTCTTCCTTGCCGTTGCCTTGAAGCTGACATGGAGGATGGACTTCAGCCGCCGGGCTCCTGGTCAACCGTTGCGGCGGCACGGGAGCGGGAAGTCACTCAAAAGCCTGAGAAGGCCACTATAACTGTGGACACAAGTTTGTTTGAGAAACAATATGACATGCTCCAAGGCAGGACTGTGCTGATTGTTGATGATGATCTTCGTAATATTTATGCCCTTAAGCAAGGGCTGGAGCCTTATCAGATGAATATCCTTACGGCACAGTCAGGCTTTGAGTGTCTACAGATTGTCAGGGAACAGGCAAATGTGGATATCGTGCTGCTAGATATTATGATGCCGAATCTGGATGGTTATGATACTCTGTCAATCATTCGTGAAGAACTCCTGCTTCCGGATCTGCCGATTATCGCGATTTCAGCCAAAACCATGAAAGAGGACCGTGAGAAATGCCTGGCGGCGGGCGCAACTGATTTCATAAGCAAACCTGTTGTTATGAAAGACGTGATTACCCGAATGTGCCGATGGATTACGGTTGAATAAGCTTAGGCTTATGAGTTTGCTTGACTTTTGAAAAATTACCATTGACGGCGATATGAACTATGAATTATGATAGGCTCATAAATGATCATTTATATGTAGTTGGCGTGTTACCGTAAAGGGCATGAGCCAAGGATTGTCTTCATTCATTTGAGACAGTTCTTGGCTTTTTTTGTTGCCTGTAGCCTGAAGATTAGGGGAAGGAGGGGAGAACTTGTCACGGGAAATCGAACAATTTCAAGTTCAGCGTGTAATTGGGAATAACGTTGTAATGGTCCAGGGAGAAAAGAACGGCAAGGAATATGTCATTATTGGCAAAGGCATCGGCTTTGCGGTGAAAGATGCCGGTGTGATTGA carries:
- a CDS encoding general stress protein, which produces MTNKIVGVFDTEQEATRAIEGLQSRGVSNDEISVITRDRDELKSISDDTGTMAPEGVATGAATGGVVGGITGLLAGIGALAIPGIGPILAAGPIVATLTGAAIGAGAGGLVGGLIGLGIPEDEAKEYEGYVDSGKILVLVDDNGRGRDIHDVFSGSQSLNSGRYNNLYSDTTVDDTLINRETTDTYNRNRL
- a CDS encoding DivIVA domain-containing protein; amino-acid sequence: MDEHMKRRLDKQRKLFSQLGITLDALTIHEKEFGMKLRGYDAEEVDTFLDSVIKDYERFYATIADLMDKWQEQQIELREMKAETKAIPVAPPIVRGIDPRELEDVIIKLENNIRQLKDRLPQSEGYL
- a CDS encoding CHASE3 domain-containing protein translates to MPKKQTWSLKIRGKIAVGYVLIFLMLGLFLLIVSSRITDLEKETVFLSDHDIEVHELTYQIEKNVLDMETGQRGYALTGDNSYLVPFNSGLAAWQINLAKLNGLIADNPDQMRNLGVIKENIQLWIDLAGQPVVDLKRNGEDQAIAKFFRNDTGKSVIDSIRSQSDYFRDNERKLTNERISNLKESNSRLLITMYILWTLVVLLAVLITYLISASIVNPLQHVILAINGIAGGGNMSERIKVKTMDEIYDLGEATNSLLDKVQLEQWSSEQQTAMSVILQEATDIYLLCRTFMNKLATTLEMQYGAIYVMDHKERYKCMYSYAGAEKTEFPFAEDSILPGVGLVGQCAVDKRIIIVEDLPENYISINSALGRTAPRFAVIAPIIFENKTVAVLEVASLTQWASYHHELLSKLLDMMAVSVNSVMTRMEIQKLYHNSQVMNEELQVQSEELQVQSEELQVQTEELQNQTNELLTVNRELENQKAVAENAAVELERYNEQLELSSRYKSEFLANMSHELRTPLNSMLILSQLLAENRNNNLSEEEQGYASVIHNSGTDLLVMINDILDLSKVEAGKMMVEMDAVNLTELPTLLRGYFGKTAEQQKLEFSVNIGAEVPDLFYTDEMRLHQILRNLLSNAFKFTEVGSVQVDITRIEAYSDPQYNPTEPVLAFSVKDTGIGISEEHRELIFEAFMQADGSTVRKFGGTGLGLSISLQLARLLGGYISLQSELGQGSTFTLFLPCRCLEADMEDGLQPPGSWSTVAAAREREVTQKPEKATITVDTSLFEKQYDMLQGRTVLIVDDDLRNIYALKQGLEPYQMNILTAQSGFECLQIVREQANVDIVLLDIMMPNLDGYDTLSIIREELLLPDLPIIAISAKTMKEDREKCLAAGATDFISKPVVMKDVITRMCRWITVE
- a CDS encoding TraR/DksA C4-type zinc finger protein → MSHLSNSQLATLKAALEERKEELEQHFSSNGEENSLLGDSLKISTGELSSVDNHPADTGTETFERSRDLGINKALTEELEEIEAALQRMKDGTYGVCIASKQNIPYERLEAIPYTAYTVEYSPGRELSSDRPVEEQVMTPPPAGAGEGRQEHSGRFDDAGAWDSVEDYGSASSPVTPPGQDVEKEDS
- a CDS encoding helix-turn-helix transcriptional regulator — encoded protein: MAFMIAQRAFIKVYLITMVEQHKGYGYQMLEDLRRDFKAHSYAPPQSEIYRALHELVQQGILYRTKQLKGNDPKVDFQEIVLYHFTADGEEKARLYKKQVKTDLDRCLGILNKAVADNF